Proteins encoded by one window of Aphis gossypii isolate Hap1 chromosome X, ASM2018417v2, whole genome shotgun sequence:
- the LOC126551730 gene encoding uncharacterized protein LOC126551730, producing the protein MQNKKRKNDTEPKVKMSKAGKQRTESIETYKDALASVISKGNIEDNVSNSITLTKGNYTYTIRCPVAPKCDDYYVIQHYKTSVIKDIPSLERWKHSEASVKLYTSNNFPADNEISIKINELIRTILNRCSSDPKRKIVKNSKK; encoded by the exons AtgcagaataaaaaaagaaaaaatgatactgaaccaaaagttaaaatgtctAAGGCTGGaaag CAGCGAACAGAATCAATAGAGACGTACAAGGATGCCTTAGCTAGTGTAATTTCGAAAGGAAATATTGAAGATAACGTTTCTAACTCAATAACATTGACGAAAGGAAATTACACGTATACGATTCGGTGTCCAGTAGCGCCAAAATGCGATGACTACTACGTCATTCAACATTATAAAACTAGTGTTATAAAGGACATTCCGTCACTTGAAAg atggaAACATTCTGAAGCTAGTGTGAAGTTGTACACTAGCAATAACTTTCCTGCTGATAACGAAATATCgatcaaaataaatgaacttattcgcacaattttaaatcgatGTTCATCGGATCCGAAACGGAAGATTgtgaaaaacagtaaaaaataa